The Phoenix dactylifera cultivar Barhee BC4 chromosome 17, palm_55x_up_171113_PBpolish2nd_filt_p, whole genome shotgun sequence genome contains a region encoding:
- the LOC103714890 gene encoding protein-lysine methyltransferase METTL21D: MEDDRLNSPSTSVVTLEVLGHHLRLSQDPNSRHLGTTVWDASMVFVKFLEKNCRKGRFSLPKLKGKRVIELGAGCGLAGLGMALLGCDVISTDQAEVLPLLMRNVERNNSWIMQTNPDSASFGSIKAAELDWGNKEHIKAVNPPFDYIIGTDIVYSEHLLEPLLQTVLALSGPRTTILIGYEIRSTTIHEEMIRIWKDNFIVKTIPKAKMDNKFQHPSIQLFMMELKTQSRCGDDHSVEAQISESSRSDEDSEACAVEEREDIGEKTGDSIKAMELEKGKVDDWEIRRYGSMAARLLRDVKIT, translated from the exons ATGGAGGACGACAG GTTGAATTCGCCAAGCACATCAGTTGTCACACTTGAAGTTCTGGGACATCACCTGCGTTTATCTCAG GATCCCAACTCCAGGCATCTAGGTACTACAGTTTGGGACGCATCGATGGTATTTGTGAAATTTCTG GAAAAAAACTGCAGAAAAGGAAGGTTTAGCCTGCCCAAGTTGAAAGGAAAACGTGTGATTGAACTAGGAGCTGGTTGTGGTCTAGCTGGACTAG GAATGGCACTCCTTGGATGTGATGTAATTTCAACAGACCAAGCTGAGGTGTTACCATTGCTCATGAGAAATGTTGAGCGCAATAATTCTTGGATCATGCAGACAAATCCTGATTCAG CATCATTTGGCTCCATTAAGGCTGCAGAGTTGGACTGGGGAAATAAAGAACACATTAAAGCTGTTAATCCTCCGTTTGATTACATTATTGGCACCGACATT GTTTACTCAGAGCATCTATTGGAGCCACTACTGCAGACAGTTTTGGCCCTATCGGGACCTAGAACGACCATACTG ATAGGCTATGAGATCCGCTCCACCACAATCCATGAAGAGATGATTCGCATATGGAAGGACAATTTTATAGTAAAAACCATCCCCAAGGCAAAG ATGGATAACAAGTTCCAACACCCCAGCATACAACTTTTCATGATGGAGTTAAAAACTCAATCTAGATGCGGAGACGACCACTCTGTTGAAGCACAAATTTCTGAGTCTAGTCGAAGTGATGAGGATAGTGAAGCCTGTGCGGTGGAAGAAAGGGAAGATATTGGGGAGAAGACTGGAGACAGTATTAAGGCTATGGAATTGGAAAAGGGGAAAGTTGATGACTGGGAAATTAGAAGATATGGATCTATGGCTGCACGGCTTTTACGAGATGTCAAAATAACTTGA
- the LOC103714905 gene encoding shugoshin-1-like isoform X1: MEGGGLRSAAVNSNGSGIGMNHRWEKNHKVGLMGTAIRRNRLSDITNTVSSARPGEPSMEGDQENSNVVPCPSTKGYVAQLMKENTALLKLVGERNKIIEMTSIEMQRLRFELQKLRQQNWQLAQANSQMQAELNLGKDRLKALQHELRCMKAVLKVKSLEVEEKEKLNQKMCENIGCEEGHKKCAEVAVDASHQANDMKMCNANRKRTSKERTQGSTAMTHEEVAPKEKVERRKSLRRRSGNLKSESCEPMVDLIKIEDAKEVQSLVGEPLHEDTSLHEEVAPKEKVERRKSLRRRSGNLKSESCEPMVDLIKIEDAKVVHSLVREPLHEDTAVHPDIPAPSCSDASMKQGKNEEQNGRSDSSQSCNQEVRRSSVGRPLRKAAEKVTSYKERPIHVKLRRVE, translated from the exons ATGGAAGGCGGCGGCCTTCGGAGCGCGGCCGTGAACAGCAACGGAAGCGGCATCG GAATGAATCATAGATGGGAGAAGAATCACAAGGTGGGTTTGATGGGGACCGCAATTAGGAGGAATAGGCTCTCCGACATCACGAACACCGTGAGTTCGGCGAGGCCTGGCGAACCCAGCATGGAAGGCGATCAAGAAAATTCCAATGTGGTGCCTTGTCCCAGCACCAAGGGCTACGTTGCCCAGCTGATGAAG GAGAATACTGCTCTTTTGAAGCTTGTTGGGGAGAGAAA TAAAATCATAGAAATGACCAGCATTGAGATGCAGAGGCTTCGATTTGAATTGCAGAAACTTAGACAGCAGAATTGGCAGTTAGCTCAGGCCAACTCTCAGATGCAAGCG GAGCTCAACTTAGGCAAAGACAGA CTAAAAGCATTGCAACATGAACTTAGATGCATGAAAGCTGTCCTTAAAGTAAAGAGTTTAGAAGTTGAG GAGAAGGAGAAATTAAACCAAAAAATGTGTGAGAATATTGGATGCGAG GAGGGACACAAGAAGTGTGCTGAGGTTGCAGTGGATGCATCTCATCAAGCTAATGACATGAAGATGTGCAATGCCAACAGAAAGCGCACATCAAAAGAACGTA CTCAGGGCTCTACTGCTATGACCCATGAAGAAGTAGCACCAAAAGAAAAGGTTGAGAGAAG aaagtctttaagaaggAGATCTGGTAACTTGAAATCTGAATCATGCGAACCAATGGTGGACTTGATCAAGATAGAGGATGCCAAAGAAGTTCAGTCACTTGTTGGTGAACCCTTGCATGAGGACACCTCTCTTCATGAAGAAGTAGCACCAAAAGAGAAGGTTGAGAGAAG aaagtctttaagaaggAGATCTGGTAACTTGAAATCTGAATCATGCGAACCAATGGTGGACTTGATCAAGATAGAGGATGCCAAAGTAGTTCACTCACTTGTTCGTGAACCCTTGCATGAGGACACTGCTGTTCATCCTGACATTCCAGCTCCTTCCTGTTCAGATGCTTCTATGAAACAGGGAAAGAATGAGGAGCAGAATGGTAGGAGTGACTCCTCACAGTCTTGCAATCAAGAGGTGCGGAGATCTTCGGTTGGAAGGCCATTACGCAAGGCAGCTGAGAAGGTCACTTCTTACAAGGAAAGACCTATCCATGTCAAATTGCGAAGAGTTGAGTGA
- the LOC103714905 gene encoding shugoshin-1-like isoform X4: MEGGGLRSAAVNSNGSGIGMNHRWEKNHKVGLMGTAIRRNRLSDITNTVSSARPGEPSMEGDQENSNVVPCPSTKGYVAQLMKENTALLKLVGERNKIIEMTSIEMQRLRFELQKLRQQNWQLAQANSQMQAELNLGKDRLKALQHELRCMKAVLKVKSLEVEEKEKLNQKMCENIGCEEGHKKCAEVAVDASHQANDMKMCNANRKRTSKERTQGSTAMTHEEVAPKEKVERRKSLRRRSGNLKSESCEPMVDLIKIEDAKVVHSLVREPLHEDTAVHPDIPAPSCSDASMKQGKNEEQNGRSDSSQSCNQEVRRSSVGRPLRKAAEKVTSYKERPIHVKLRRVE; this comes from the exons ATGGAAGGCGGCGGCCTTCGGAGCGCGGCCGTGAACAGCAACGGAAGCGGCATCG GAATGAATCATAGATGGGAGAAGAATCACAAGGTGGGTTTGATGGGGACCGCAATTAGGAGGAATAGGCTCTCCGACATCACGAACACCGTGAGTTCGGCGAGGCCTGGCGAACCCAGCATGGAAGGCGATCAAGAAAATTCCAATGTGGTGCCTTGTCCCAGCACCAAGGGCTACGTTGCCCAGCTGATGAAG GAGAATACTGCTCTTTTGAAGCTTGTTGGGGAGAGAAA TAAAATCATAGAAATGACCAGCATTGAGATGCAGAGGCTTCGATTTGAATTGCAGAAACTTAGACAGCAGAATTGGCAGTTAGCTCAGGCCAACTCTCAGATGCAAGCG GAGCTCAACTTAGGCAAAGACAGA CTAAAAGCATTGCAACATGAACTTAGATGCATGAAAGCTGTCCTTAAAGTAAAGAGTTTAGAAGTTGAG GAGAAGGAGAAATTAAACCAAAAAATGTGTGAGAATATTGGATGCGAG GAGGGACACAAGAAGTGTGCTGAGGTTGCAGTGGATGCATCTCATCAAGCTAATGACATGAAGATGTGCAATGCCAACAGAAAGCGCACATCAAAAGAACGTA CTCAGGGCTCTACTGCTATGACCCATGAAGAAGTAGCACCAAAAGAAAAGGTTGAGAGAAG aaagtctttaagaaggAGATCTGGTAACTTGAAATCTGAATCATGCGAACCAATGGTGGACTTGATCAAGATAGAGGATGCCAAAGTAGTTCACTCACTTGTTCGTGAACCCTTGCATGAGGACACTGCTGTTCATCCTGACATTCCAGCTCCTTCCTGTTCAGATGCTTCTATGAAACAGGGAAAGAATGAGGAGCAGAATGGTAGGAGTGACTCCTCACAGTCTTGCAATCAAGAGGTGCGGAGATCTTCGGTTGGAAGGCCATTACGCAAGGCAGCTGAGAAGGTCACTTCTTACAAGGAAAGACCTATCCATGTCAAATTGCGAAGAGTTGAGTGA
- the LOC103714905 gene encoding shugoshin-1-like isoform X2 has translation MEGGGLRSAAVNSNGSGIGMNHRWEKNHKVGLMGTAIRRNRLSDITNTVSSARPGEPSMEGDQENSNVVPCPSTKGYVAQLMKENTALLKLVGERNKIIEMTSIEMQRLRFELQKLRQQNWQLAQANSQMQAELNLGKDRLKALQHELRCMKAVLKVKSLEVEEKEKLNQKMCENIGCEEGHKKCAEVAVDASHQANDMKMCNANRKRTSKEPQGSTAMTHEEVAPKEKVERRKSLRRRSGNLKSESCEPMVDLIKIEDAKEVQSLVGEPLHEDTSLHEEVAPKEKVERRKSLRRRSGNLKSESCEPMVDLIKIEDAKVVHSLVREPLHEDTAVHPDIPAPSCSDASMKQGKNEEQNGRSDSSQSCNQEVRRSSVGRPLRKAAEKVTSYKERPIHVKLRRVE, from the exons ATGGAAGGCGGCGGCCTTCGGAGCGCGGCCGTGAACAGCAACGGAAGCGGCATCG GAATGAATCATAGATGGGAGAAGAATCACAAGGTGGGTTTGATGGGGACCGCAATTAGGAGGAATAGGCTCTCCGACATCACGAACACCGTGAGTTCGGCGAGGCCTGGCGAACCCAGCATGGAAGGCGATCAAGAAAATTCCAATGTGGTGCCTTGTCCCAGCACCAAGGGCTACGTTGCCCAGCTGATGAAG GAGAATACTGCTCTTTTGAAGCTTGTTGGGGAGAGAAA TAAAATCATAGAAATGACCAGCATTGAGATGCAGAGGCTTCGATTTGAATTGCAGAAACTTAGACAGCAGAATTGGCAGTTAGCTCAGGCCAACTCTCAGATGCAAGCG GAGCTCAACTTAGGCAAAGACAGA CTAAAAGCATTGCAACATGAACTTAGATGCATGAAAGCTGTCCTTAAAGTAAAGAGTTTAGAAGTTGAG GAGAAGGAGAAATTAAACCAAAAAATGTGTGAGAATATTGGATGCGAG GAGGGACACAAGAAGTGTGCTGAGGTTGCAGTGGATGCATCTCATCAAGCTAATGACATGAAGATGTGCAATGCCAACAGAAAGCGCACATCAAAAGAAC CTCAGGGCTCTACTGCTATGACCCATGAAGAAGTAGCACCAAAAGAAAAGGTTGAGAGAAG aaagtctttaagaaggAGATCTGGTAACTTGAAATCTGAATCATGCGAACCAATGGTGGACTTGATCAAGATAGAGGATGCCAAAGAAGTTCAGTCACTTGTTGGTGAACCCTTGCATGAGGACACCTCTCTTCATGAAGAAGTAGCACCAAAAGAGAAGGTTGAGAGAAG aaagtctttaagaaggAGATCTGGTAACTTGAAATCTGAATCATGCGAACCAATGGTGGACTTGATCAAGATAGAGGATGCCAAAGTAGTTCACTCACTTGTTCGTGAACCCTTGCATGAGGACACTGCTGTTCATCCTGACATTCCAGCTCCTTCCTGTTCAGATGCTTCTATGAAACAGGGAAAGAATGAGGAGCAGAATGGTAGGAGTGACTCCTCACAGTCTTGCAATCAAGAGGTGCGGAGATCTTCGGTTGGAAGGCCATTACGCAAGGCAGCTGAGAAGGTCACTTCTTACAAGGAAAGACCTATCCATGTCAAATTGCGAAGAGTTGAGTGA
- the LOC103714905 gene encoding shugoshin-1-like isoform X3, translating into MAGMNHRWEKNHKVGLMGTAIRRNRLSDITNTVSSARPGEPSMEGDQENSNVVPCPSTKGYVAQLMKENTALLKLVGERNKIIEMTSIEMQRLRFELQKLRQQNWQLAQANSQMQAELNLGKDRLKALQHELRCMKAVLKVKSLEVEEKEKLNQKMCENIGCEEGHKKCAEVAVDASHQANDMKMCNANRKRTSKERTQGSTAMTHEEVAPKEKVERRKSLRRRSGNLKSESCEPMVDLIKIEDAKEVQSLVGEPLHEDTSLHEEVAPKEKVERRKSLRRRSGNLKSESCEPMVDLIKIEDAKVVHSLVREPLHEDTAVHPDIPAPSCSDASMKQGKNEEQNGRSDSSQSCNQEVRRSSVGRPLRKAAEKVTSYKERPIHVKLRRVE; encoded by the exons ATGGCAGGAATGAATCATAGATGGGAGAAGAATCACAAGGTGGGTTTGATGGGGACCGCAATTAGGAGGAATAGGCTCTCCGACATCACGAACACCGTGAGTTCGGCGAGGCCTGGCGAACCCAGCATGGAAGGCGATCAAGAAAATTCCAATGTGGTGCCTTGTCCCAGCACCAAGGGCTACGTTGCCCAGCTGATGAAG GAGAATACTGCTCTTTTGAAGCTTGTTGGGGAGAGAAA TAAAATCATAGAAATGACCAGCATTGAGATGCAGAGGCTTCGATTTGAATTGCAGAAACTTAGACAGCAGAATTGGCAGTTAGCTCAGGCCAACTCTCAGATGCAAGCG GAGCTCAACTTAGGCAAAGACAGA CTAAAAGCATTGCAACATGAACTTAGATGCATGAAAGCTGTCCTTAAAGTAAAGAGTTTAGAAGTTGAG GAGAAGGAGAAATTAAACCAAAAAATGTGTGAGAATATTGGATGCGAG GAGGGACACAAGAAGTGTGCTGAGGTTGCAGTGGATGCATCTCATCAAGCTAATGACATGAAGATGTGCAATGCCAACAGAAAGCGCACATCAAAAGAACGTA CTCAGGGCTCTACTGCTATGACCCATGAAGAAGTAGCACCAAAAGAAAAGGTTGAGAGAAG aaagtctttaagaaggAGATCTGGTAACTTGAAATCTGAATCATGCGAACCAATGGTGGACTTGATCAAGATAGAGGATGCCAAAGAAGTTCAGTCACTTGTTGGTGAACCCTTGCATGAGGACACCTCTCTTCATGAAGAAGTAGCACCAAAAGAGAAGGTTGAGAGAAG aaagtctttaagaaggAGATCTGGTAACTTGAAATCTGAATCATGCGAACCAATGGTGGACTTGATCAAGATAGAGGATGCCAAAGTAGTTCACTCACTTGTTCGTGAACCCTTGCATGAGGACACTGCTGTTCATCCTGACATTCCAGCTCCTTCCTGTTCAGATGCTTCTATGAAACAGGGAAAGAATGAGGAGCAGAATGGTAGGAGTGACTCCTCACAGTCTTGCAATCAAGAGGTGCGGAGATCTTCGGTTGGAAGGCCATTACGCAAGGCAGCTGAGAAGGTCACTTCTTACAAGGAAAGACCTATCCATGTCAAATTGCGAAGAGTTGAGTGA